One part of the Caproiciproducens sp. CPB-2 genome encodes these proteins:
- a CDS encoding homoserine dehydrogenase — MVEIAVMGYGVVGSGVVEVLTNHAENIAKRAKERIDIKYILDLREFPGSPFESKFTKSFDTILNDPEVKIVVEVMGGLNPAFDYVKRCLEAGKSVVTSNKELVAAKGAELLKIAQKNNLNFLFEASVGGGIPIIRPISQCLAANDVVEIAGILNGTTNFILTKMIREQMTFEDTLALAQKLGYAERNPAADVEGQDACRKICILSSLAYGKHVYPDQVHTEGITKIALADVEYAAAWGGVVKLIGQVKMMESGKLQIIVCPMFIPRESQLANVDDVFNGIMVRGDSTGDVVFYGKGAGKLPTASAVVADVIDCVKHFRARKYLYWEDGSKDYVEDYLLNEVAMFVRAETDDEDLAFKNINQIFGGVTRLSRRKPARGEIAFVTEVMREKEIVAKLAELEPLGVTVKNTIRIGDL, encoded by the coding sequence ATGGTAGAAATAGCTGTAATGGGATACGGCGTAGTCGGCTCCGGTGTGGTGGAGGTTTTGACCAATCACGCGGAGAATATCGCCAAACGCGCCAAAGAGCGAATCGATATCAAATATATTCTGGATTTGCGTGAATTCCCCGGCAGTCCGTTTGAAAGCAAATTCACAAAATCCTTTGATACAATCCTGAATGATCCGGAAGTAAAAATCGTGGTGGAAGTAATGGGCGGGCTGAACCCGGCCTTCGATTATGTGAAACGCTGCCTGGAAGCGGGAAAAAGCGTGGTTACCTCCAATAAGGAGCTGGTGGCCGCCAAAGGGGCCGAACTGCTGAAAATCGCGCAGAAAAACAACCTGAATTTCCTGTTCGAAGCGAGTGTCGGCGGCGGCATCCCGATTATCCGCCCGATCAGCCAGTGTCTTGCGGCAAACGACGTGGTGGAAATCGCGGGTATTTTAAACGGTACCACCAATTTTATACTGACCAAAATGATCCGTGAGCAGATGACCTTTGAGGATACACTTGCCCTTGCCCAGAAGCTGGGCTATGCGGAGCGCAACCCGGCTGCGGATGTGGAGGGCCAGGACGCCTGCCGCAAAATCTGCATCCTGTCCTCTCTGGCCTACGGCAAGCACGTCTACCCCGATCAGGTGCACACCGAAGGCATCACCAAAATCGCTCTGGCGGATGTGGAATACGCCGCCGCCTGGGGCGGAGTGGTCAAACTGATCGGACAGGTCAAAATGATGGAGAGCGGAAAACTGCAGATCATTGTCTGCCCGATGTTTATTCCGCGCGAAAGCCAGCTTGCCAATGTCGACGACGTGTTCAACGGGATTATGGTGCGCGGCGACTCGACGGGCGATGTCGTGTTCTACGGAAAGGGCGCCGGAAAGCTCCCGACCGCAAGCGCGGTTGTTGCGGACGTCATTGACTGCGTGAAGCATTTCAGGGCCAGAAAATACCTCTACTGGGAAGACGGCTCAAAGGATTATGTGGAGGACTACCTCCTGAACGAGGTCGCCATGTTCGTCCGCGCCGAAACGGACGACGAGGACCTCGCCTTTAAAAACATCAATCAGATTTTCGGCGGAGTTACCCGGCTTTCCCGCAGGAAACCGGCCCGCGGCGAAATCGCTTTTGTGACAGAGGTCATGCGGGAAAAAGAAATCGTCGCGAAGCTTGCGGAACTGGAACCGCTGGGTGTAACGGTAAAGAATACCATCCGCATAGGGGATCTGTAA
- the thrB gene encoding homoserine kinase, with protein MIRIQVPATSANLGSGFDSLGIALDLYNQVWMEESDTVDISSKDNIQVPTDDSNLIFWAARQVYERCGRKLPGLKIVQLNNIPMARGLGSSSACIVAGISGANRLLGGPLSVQELINLAAEIEGHPDNTTPAIEGGLAASAMEAGRVYSVSVPVSEKIRFALFIPPFELKTEKARSVLPKEYSRSDAVYNLSRSALMAASLFSGKLENLRVAVQDKIHQPYRASLIDHLDDVFRLSYELGSLGTYVSGAGPTIISMIDASDTDVFARYAANHLEEKGITGWEIKILNTDSKGAQISIE; from the coding sequence ATGATAAGAATTCAGGTACCGGCTACCAGCGCAAACCTTGGTTCCGGTTTTGACTCCCTTGGAATTGCGCTGGACCTGTACAATCAGGTTTGGATGGAAGAATCCGATACCGTTGATATTTCCAGCAAAGACAATATTCAGGTGCCGACGGATGACAGCAACCTGATTTTCTGGGCCGCAAGGCAGGTTTATGAGCGGTGCGGCCGCAAATTGCCGGGTCTTAAAATCGTTCAGCTGAACAATATCCCGATGGCGCGCGGTCTGGGCAGCAGCTCGGCGTGCATTGTCGCCGGAATTTCCGGCGCGAACCGCCTTTTGGGCGGCCCTCTTTCGGTACAGGAGCTGATTAACCTCGCGGCTGAAATCGAAGGACATCCCGATAACACCACGCCCGCGATCGAAGGCGGCCTTGCCGCCTCCGCCATGGAAGCGGGAAGGGTTTACAGCGTGAGCGTTCCCGTTTCGGAAAAGATCCGGTTTGCTTTGTTTATTCCGCCTTTTGAACTGAAAACAGAGAAGGCACGCTCCGTGCTTCCCAAAGAGTATTCGAGAAGCGACGCCGTTTACAATCTTTCAAGGTCCGCGCTGATGGCGGCCTCGCTCTTTTCCGGCAAGCTTGAAAACCTGCGTGTGGCGGTTCAGGATAAGATTCACCAGCCGTACAGGGCCAGCCTGATCGATCATCTGGACGACGTGTTCCGCCTGAGCTATGAGCTCGGTTCACTCGGTACTTATGTCAGCGGCGCCGGCCCGACGATTATCTCCATGATCGATGCCTCCGATACGGATGTCTTTGCCAGATACGCGGCGAACCATCTGGAGGAAAAAGGGATTACGGGCTGGGAGATCAAGATTTTGAATACGGATTCAAAAGGTGCGCAGATATCGATTGAATAA
- a CDS encoding aspartate kinase, which produces MSLIVQKFGGSSVANAERVFNVADIVTKTYSQGNDIVIVVSAQGDTTDDLIDKAKEINPYASKREMDMLLTSGEQISASLLAMAIEKLGYPVVSLLGWQAGFYTSSAYGSARIKRIVPDRIKKELDKRNIVIVTGFQGINRYNDMTTLGRGGSDTSAVAIAAVMNADLCQIFTDVEGVYTADPRKVKNARKLAYISYDEMLELATLGAQVLNNRSVEMAKKYGIQLEVLSSMTRKPGTIVKEATKVEKMLISGIAKDEDVARVSIIGVPDRPGLAFKIFSKLSAKNINVDIILQSVGRNGTKDISFTVSQANLKETIDILSPYVELIGATSVVYDENVAKVSIVGAGMETHPGTAAQMFEALFEANINIQMIATSEIKISVLIDRSDADKAVTAVHNKFFSEAMEA; this is translated from the coding sequence ATGAGCCTTATAGTCCAGAAGTTCGGCGGCAGTTCCGTTGCGAATGCGGAACGTGTTTTTAATGTGGCGGACATCGTCACAAAGACCTATTCACAGGGCAACGATATTGTCATCGTCGTTTCCGCACAGGGCGATACGACAGACGATCTGATCGATAAAGCAAAAGAAATCAATCCCTATGCCTCCAAAAGAGAAATGGATATGCTCCTTACTTCGGGCGAACAGATATCCGCTTCGCTGCTCGCAATGGCGATTGAAAAGCTGGGTTACCCGGTTGTCTCGCTGTTGGGGTGGCAGGCCGGGTTTTATACCAGCTCGGCCTACGGCAGCGCGAGAATCAAACGAATCGTGCCCGACCGTATCAAGAAGGAGCTCGACAAAAGGAATATCGTCATTGTAACGGGCTTCCAGGGAATTAACCGCTACAACGACATGACGACGCTCGGCAGGGGCGGCTCGGACACCAGCGCGGTCGCCATCGCGGCAGTGATGAATGCGGACCTGTGCCAGATCTTTACGGATGTGGAGGGCGTTTATACCGCCGACCCGCGCAAGGTAAAAAATGCAAGGAAGCTTGCCTACATCTCCTATGATGAAATGCTTGAGCTTGCGACTTTGGGCGCGCAGGTGCTCAATAACCGTTCGGTTGAGATGGCAAAGAAGTACGGAATTCAGCTCGAGGTCCTTTCCAGCATGACAAGAAAACCCGGCACAATTGTTAAGGAGGCAACGAAAGTGGAAAAAATGTTGATCAGCGGTATTGCGAAAGACGAGGATGTGGCCCGCGTTTCAATCATCGGCGTACCCGACAGACCGGGCCTCGCTTTCAAAATTTTCTCAAAGCTTTCCGCGAAAAATATTAATGTTGATATTATTCTCCAGTCCGTCGGCAGAAACGGTACAAAGGATATCAGCTTTACGGTCAGCCAGGCCAACCTGAAGGAGACGATCGATATCCTGAGCCCCTATGTGGAGCTGATCGGCGCGACCAGCGTCGTCTACGATGAAAATGTCGCCAAGGTCTCCATTGTGGGCGCGGGAATGGAAACGCATCCCGGCACGGCCGCCCAGATGTTTGAAGCGCTGTTTGAAGCAAATATCAACATCCAGATGATTGCTACCAGTGAAATCAAGATTTCGGTCCTGATCGACCGCTCCGATGCGGATAAGGCCGTCACGGCGGTACACAATAAATTTTTCAGCGAAGCGATGGAAGCTTGA
- a CDS encoding MurR/RpiR family transcriptional regulator, with translation MAQENDWSSLITRMNAMSNQFTKTDWKIVNYIKKKAEAILNCNAQELAKAIGTSDASIIRFTQKVGYSGLNEFKYVLQQQIAKPAAETGTGDYAALLQDNITLLELLYQTVKPENVDLLRKKMLAAERIFIVGLEINQHVAEILAFKFAKLGLPICAVTNYDVLKVYRKISTPRDLFITISLSGEDELLSETLADFINNGSYIVLFSNHEKSLCAAYTDLLFLIPKTDLLSSSNVICREILLLQLGDMIFQNFLAKDSPSYKTFLKTASYAVPDDEDD, from the coding sequence ATGGCACAAGAGAACGATTGGTCCAGTCTGATTACACGGATGAACGCAATGTCGAACCAGTTTACAAAGACCGACTGGAAAATTGTCAATTATATTAAAAAGAAAGCGGAAGCCATTCTGAACTGCAACGCGCAGGAGCTTGCGAAAGCAATCGGCACATCCGACGCAAGTATCATCCGCTTCACCCAGAAGGTGGGATATTCCGGCCTGAACGAATTCAAATACGTGCTGCAGCAGCAAATTGCGAAACCCGCAGCGGAGACCGGAACGGGAGATTATGCCGCTCTGCTTCAGGACAACATAACGCTCCTGGAACTTCTGTATCAAACGGTCAAGCCGGAAAATGTGGACCTGCTGCGTAAAAAGATGCTGGCTGCGGAAAGGATTTTTATCGTCGGCCTGGAAATCAATCAGCATGTGGCGGAAATTCTGGCGTTTAAATTCGCGAAACTCGGATTGCCGATCTGTGCTGTAACAAACTACGACGTGCTGAAGGTCTACAGAAAAATTTCCACCCCCCGCGACCTGTTCATTACCATCTCACTTTCCGGGGAGGATGAGCTTCTCTCGGAAACGCTCGCAGATTTTATTAACAACGGCAGTTATATTGTGCTGTTCTCCAACCATGAAAAATCCCTGTGCGCCGCCTACACGGACCTGCTTTTCCTGATCCCGAAAACGGACCTTCTGTCAAGCTCCAACGTAATCTGCCGCGAAATCCTGCTGCTTCAGCTTGGAGACATGATTTTCCAGAATTTTCTGGCGAAGGACAGCCCCTCCTACAAAACATTTCTAAAAACGGCTTCCTATGCCGTCCCCGACGACGAAGACGATTAG